From Echinicola jeungdonensis, the proteins below share one genomic window:
- a CDS encoding PA-phosphatase: MNRKLALLLSIIFQPLLVPSLVFVILLYLIPEATIVPEEIKFSMLLLVIVSTLLIPLLSVLGMRYMRTIPSLQMGTKQERFLPFSMVSLFYGVVTYYFYARIHIDELVVFTLLTITVSIVLLTFITFFWKISAHITGLSGLIAITVVLSLKFQAEVLLYPLIGIILICGLVGSSRLYLNAHRPLEVLGGFCLGFITCFVSFYYFLLL, from the coding sequence GTGAATCGAAAATTAGCCCTTTTACTTTCGATAATTTTCCAACCGCTATTGGTACCATCTTTGGTATTTGTAATATTACTATATTTGATTCCTGAGGCTACCATAGTACCGGAGGAAATAAAGTTTTCCATGTTGCTTTTGGTCATTGTGTCCACACTGTTGATTCCCCTATTAAGTGTATTGGGGATGCGGTATATGAGGACCATCCCTAGCCTCCAGATGGGGACCAAGCAAGAAAGGTTTCTTCCCTTTTCCATGGTCAGCTTATTCTACGGAGTGGTGACATATTATTTTTATGCAAGAATACATATAGATGAATTGGTAGTATTTACCTTGTTGACCATAACTGTGTCCATCGTTTTGCTGACCTTCATTACTTTTTTTTGGAAAATAAGTGCACACATTACCGGTCTTTCCGGGCTAATTGCAATTACTGTTGTTCTCAGTTTGAAATTTCAGGCGGAGGTATTGTTGTATCCATTGATAGGGATTATTTTAATCTGTGGTTTGGTAGGCTCTTCCCGCCTATATTTAAATGCCCACCGGCCATTGGAGGTATTGGGCGGTTTTTGTTTGGGGTTTATCACTTGTTTTGTGTCATTTTATTATTTCCTTTTGTTATAG
- a CDS encoding dihydroorotase, with translation MSILLKSLQLISNGTIENPKDYFYDGKEIRVYNGESKIDREIDCEGWLASKGWIDLRCGVGEPGYEYIETFESLGESLKKSGFSQAVILPNTNPVIQSKNEVAFVKNKTQDIFSKIHIMASATKDSKGEDLTEILDIHHQGVNIFGDGLVPLSNSDRLMKVLQYLQKFDGVLFDQSFDPLLAIFGQMHEGHTSTRLGIKGIPSLAEEVAIQKNIEILRYTGGSIHFQTVSTSKGIEEIRKAKQEGLQVTADVSLYQLLFLDEDLFDFDTNLKVNPPFRGKKERAALIDGLKDGTIDALVSNHIPQDWDSKHMEFDLASFGMAGLQAFLPGMVKLEEELGWPLLVEKITEGPSKVLRQKETKLDSLTIFDPNEEWDFDRHTNKSLSFNSPYFNQTLKGKVKVVISEGKIEEIND, from the coding sequence ATGTCAATTTTATTAAAATCACTTCAACTTATCTCAAATGGTACTATTGAAAACCCAAAAGATTATTTCTATGATGGCAAAGAAATAAGGGTTTACAATGGGGAAAGTAAAATTGATAGGGAAATAGATTGTGAAGGTTGGCTCGCATCGAAGGGTTGGATAGATCTTAGATGTGGAGTGGGTGAACCTGGGTACGAATATATTGAGACATTTGAAAGTTTAGGAGAAAGCTTGAAAAAATCAGGTTTTTCCCAAGCAGTAATTTTGCCCAATACAAATCCTGTTATCCAATCAAAAAATGAGGTGGCTTTTGTGAAAAACAAAACCCAGGATATTTTTTCTAAAATACATATAATGGCCTCTGCCACCAAGGATTCGAAAGGGGAGGACTTGACTGAAATTCTGGATATTCATCATCAAGGGGTAAATATTTTTGGGGATGGCTTGGTGCCTCTGTCCAATTCTGACAGGTTGATGAAAGTTCTACAGTATCTTCAAAAATTTGATGGAGTCCTTTTTGATCAATCTTTTGACCCGCTATTGGCCATCTTCGGTCAAATGCATGAAGGGCATACTTCTACAAGGCTAGGGATAAAAGGAATTCCCTCTTTGGCTGAAGAAGTTGCTATTCAAAAAAATATTGAAATCCTCCGGTATACCGGAGGATCCATACATTTTCAAACTGTAAGCACTTCAAAGGGGATTGAAGAAATCCGAAAAGCCAAGCAGGAAGGGCTTCAGGTAACTGCCGATGTTAGCCTTTATCAATTATTGTTTTTGGATGAGGATTTGTTTGACTTTGATACGAATTTAAAGGTTAATCCTCCCTTTAGGGGTAAAAAAGAAAGGGCTGCTTTGATCGATGGATTGAAAGATGGAACCATAGATGCTTTGGTCTCCAATCATATTCCTCAGGATTGGGATTCCAAACATATGGAGTTTGACCTGGCATCTTTTGGGATGGCTGGATTGCAAGCTTTTTTACCAGGAATGGTAAAGTTGGAGGAGGAATTAGGCTGGCCGCTCCTCGTGGAAAAAATCACTGAAGGCCCTTCCAAAGTATTAAGGCAAAAAGAGACTAAGTTAGATTCCCTGACCATTTTTGATCCCAATGAAGAATGGGACTTTGATAGGCATACGAACAAATCTCTATCCTTTAATTCTCCTTATTTTAATCAAACCTTAAAAGGAAAAGTAAAAGTTGTGATCAGTGAGGGCAAAATAGAGGAAATCAATGATTAA
- a CDS encoding glycosyltransferase — protein sequence MYFSIIIPVYNRPDEIKELLESLSRQVYQNFEVIIVEDGSKISCREEVESFEPQMQIRYFYQENSGQGFARNYGMEKAKGDYFVFFDSDCLIPENYLKILNQAILEFNLDAHGGPDEASGEFSAFQKAINFSMTSFLTTGGIRGKVADPSKYQARGYNMGFSREVYNATQGFRDANQGEDIELSIRIKKLGFKLHLVREAFVYHKRRNDLKSFVNQGFSFGVNRVNVNHYHPGSIQAIHWMPAMFLLGALSVILAYFICYPYFFAGAMIYGIWTLGVLVSSSLENKSLCVGILSIATSYGQLLAYGAGLLWAKGKALVLSTK from the coding sequence ATGTATTTTTCCATTATCATTCCTGTATATAATCGCCCTGATGAAATAAAGGAATTATTGGAGAGCCTTTCCAGGCAAGTCTATCAAAATTTTGAGGTAATCATTGTGGAAGATGGATCCAAAATATCCTGCCGGGAGGAGGTGGAATCCTTTGAGCCCCAAATGCAAATTAGGTATTTTTACCAGGAAAATTCCGGACAGGGATTTGCCAGAAACTATGGGATGGAAAAAGCAAAAGGGGATTATTTTGTGTTTTTTGATTCTGACTGCCTGATTCCTGAAAACTACCTCAAAATTTTAAATCAAGCCATTTTAGAGTTTAACTTGGATGCCCATGGGGGACCCGATGAGGCTTCCGGTGAATTTTCGGCTTTTCAAAAAGCCATCAATTTCAGTATGACTTCATTTTTAACTACCGGGGGCATAAGGGGCAAGGTGGCCGATCCTTCCAAATACCAAGCTAGAGGCTATAATATGGGTTTTTCGCGTGAAGTTTATAATGCTACCCAAGGGTTTAGAGATGCCAATCAGGGAGAGGATATAGAATTAAGTATCCGGATTAAGAAATTGGGATTTAAGTTGCATCTGGTACGGGAAGCATTTGTTTACCATAAAAGGAGAAATGATTTAAAGTCTTTTGTTAATCAAGGCTTTTCATTTGGAGTTAATAGGGTAAATGTCAACCATTATCACCCTGGATCCATTCAAGCTATTCATTGGATGCCTGCCATGTTTTTATTAGGGGCATTGTCAGTGATTTTGGCTTACTTTATTTGTTACCCTTACTTTTTTGCCGGAGCAATGATTTATGGGATTTGGACCTTGGGAGTCTTGGTTTCATCCAGCTTGGAAAATAAATCTTTATGTGTGGGGATTTTATCTATTGCCACTTCTTATGGACAATTATTGGCTTACGGAGCTGGACTTTTATGGGCCAAGGGTAAGGCTCTTGTTTTAAGTACAAAATAA
- the asnS gene encoding asparagine--tRNA ligase — MAFNKRSKIRSILEKKPIGDQVTLMGWVRTKRSNKNITFIALNDGSIIQNYQIVADPNVIDEKTLRRITTGASIKVTGKVVASQGAGQDSELVAESLEVLGEADPEKYPLQPKKHSLEFLREIAHLRMRTNTFGAVFRVRHALSFAIHQYFHEKGFYYIHTPIITASDAEGAGETFKVTTLDPKNPPLTPEGEIDYKEDFFERETNLTVSGQLEGELAAMALSEVYTFGPTFRAENSNTTRHLAEFWMIEPEMAFYDAEDNQDLAEDFLKYIIKYALENSPKDLAFLDKRASDENAKKPANERSEMGLLERLKFIIDNEFERITYTEAIEILKKSKPNKKKKFKYLIEEWGADLQSEHERFLVEKHFKKPVIITDYPKDIKAFYMKQNEDDKTVAAMDILFPGIGEIVGGSQREDNMEKLTCRMGQLDISEEELFWYLDTRRFGSVPHSGFGLGFERMVQFVTGMGNIRDVIAFPRTPGSAEF, encoded by the coding sequence ATGGCATTCAACAAAAGATCGAAAATCAGGTCAATACTAGAAAAAAAACCTATAGGGGACCAAGTTACTCTAATGGGTTGGGTCAGAACCAAAAGGAGCAATAAAAACATCACATTTATTGCCTTAAACGATGGCTCTATCATTCAAAACTACCAAATAGTTGCCGATCCGAATGTCATTGATGAAAAAACCCTAAGAAGAATTACCACTGGGGCCAGCATCAAAGTAACCGGAAAAGTAGTAGCTTCACAGGGAGCAGGCCAGGACTCAGAACTGGTAGCTGAATCCTTGGAAGTCTTAGGGGAAGCTGACCCTGAAAAATATCCTTTGCAGCCCAAAAAACATTCCCTGGAATTTCTTAGGGAAATCGCCCACTTAAGAATGCGAACCAATACCTTTGGTGCTGTTTTCAGGGTAAGGCATGCGCTATCATTTGCCATTCACCAATACTTTCACGAAAAAGGATTTTATTATATCCATACCCCAATCATTACCGCTTCAGATGCTGAGGGAGCTGGGGAAACATTTAAAGTAACAACCCTGGATCCCAAAAACCCACCGCTAACCCCAGAAGGAGAAATTGATTACAAGGAGGACTTCTTCGAAAGAGAAACCAATCTGACTGTTTCAGGTCAGCTGGAAGGGGAGTTGGCCGCCATGGCCTTATCTGAGGTGTACACCTTTGGTCCAACCTTCCGGGCAGAGAACTCTAATACCACAAGGCATTTGGCTGAGTTTTGGATGATTGAACCGGAAATGGCTTTTTATGATGCCGAGGACAACCAAGATCTTGCTGAGGATTTCCTAAAATACATCATCAAATACGCCTTGGAAAATTCTCCAAAAGACCTTGCCTTTTTGGATAAAAGGGCTTCGGATGAAAATGCAAAAAAACCCGCCAATGAAAGAAGCGAAATGGGACTTTTGGAGAGGTTGAAATTTATTATTGATAACGAATTTGAAAGGATCACCTATACTGAGGCTATTGAAATCCTGAAAAAGTCAAAACCCAACAAAAAGAAAAAGTTCAAATACCTTATCGAAGAATGGGGGGCAGACTTGCAATCAGAGCATGAGAGATTCCTGGTAGAAAAGCATTTTAAAAAGCCAGTGATCATCACCGATTATCCAAAGGACATCAAAGCTTTCTATATGAAGCAAAATGAGGATGACAAAACTGTAGCTGCCATGGATATTCTATTCCCAGGCATTGGGGAAATTGTTGGTGGTAGTCAAAGGGAGGATAATATGGAAAAACTCACCTGTAGGATGGGCCAGCTGGACATTAGTGAGGAGGAACTATTCTGGTACCTGGATACACGTCGTTTTGGAAGTGTTCCCCATTCAGGATTTGGGCTTGGTTTTGAAAGAATGGTTCAATTTGTAACTGGAATGGGCAACATCAGAGATGTCATCGCCTTCCCCAGAACCCCTGGAAGTGCTGAATTCTAA
- the rpoN gene encoding RNA polymerase factor sigma-54 produces MQKLNLNQVLSQKLSPQQIQFIKLLQVPTAELEARVEEELEINPALEEGKEENGEQNEDEIPENFEDDNKEEKDLNIEEYLSDDYSGYKMQGDGNYSPDDEEREIPLSSATSLHEQLISQLNFLKLDDHQKIIGKQLIGSIESDGYIRRDLEAIINDLAFSQNVETDLDEVEEVLRKIQNFDPAGIAARNLQECLIIQLERKEHQEDARIQKALRVVNDCFDEFTKKHYDKILKKCGIDEEDLKEVIHMIIRLNPKPGGGSDGMLRTQYILPDFILNNVNGKPEISLNAKNAPELRVSRSYSEMFEAYDKSDKKDKKLKETVSFVKQKLDAAKWFIDAIKQRQQTLLKTMHAILDFQYEFFEEGDETKLKPMILKDIAERIDMDISTVSRVANSKAVQTEFGVFPLKYFFSEGISTEGGEDVSNREVKSVLQKMVDKEDKRKPLSDDKLVKLLNGKGYNIARRTVAKYREQLQIPVARLRKEL; encoded by the coding sequence ATGCAAAAATTAAATTTAAATCAGGTTCTATCTCAAAAACTGTCTCCACAGCAAATTCAGTTTATTAAGCTGTTGCAGGTACCAACTGCGGAGTTGGAGGCTAGGGTGGAAGAAGAATTGGAGATTAATCCTGCCTTGGAAGAGGGAAAGGAAGAGAATGGAGAACAAAATGAAGATGAAATCCCGGAAAATTTTGAGGATGACAATAAGGAGGAGAAAGACCTCAATATAGAAGAATATCTCAGTGATGATTATAGCGGGTATAAAATGCAGGGAGATGGGAATTATTCCCCTGATGATGAAGAAAGGGAAATCCCACTTTCCAGTGCTACCTCACTTCATGAGCAATTGATTTCCCAATTGAATTTCCTGAAGCTTGATGACCATCAGAAGATAATCGGAAAACAGCTAATTGGAAGCATTGAAAGTGATGGCTATATCCGCAGGGATTTGGAGGCAATTATCAATGATCTGGCTTTTAGCCAGAATGTTGAAACCGACCTGGATGAAGTGGAGGAAGTGCTTCGGAAAATCCAGAATTTTGATCCTGCAGGAATTGCAGCCAGAAATTTACAGGAATGTTTGATCATTCAACTGGAAAGGAAAGAGCATCAGGAGGATGCGAGAATACAAAAAGCCCTTAGGGTAGTAAATGACTGCTTTGATGAATTTACCAAAAAGCATTACGACAAAATTCTGAAAAAGTGCGGTATTGATGAAGAAGACTTAAAGGAGGTGATTCATATGATTATCAGGCTCAATCCCAAACCTGGAGGAGGCTCGGATGGTATGTTAAGAACCCAATATATCCTACCTGATTTTATCTTGAATAATGTCAATGGTAAGCCTGAAATTAGCTTAAATGCTAAAAATGCGCCTGAGTTAAGGGTTAGTCGGTCTTATTCCGAAATGTTTGAGGCTTATGACAAAAGTGATAAGAAGGATAAAAAATTAAAGGAGACTGTCAGTTTTGTTAAGCAAAAACTGGATGCTGCTAAATGGTTTATTGATGCCATCAAACAAAGGCAACAGACTCTTTTGAAAACCATGCATGCCATTCTTGATTTCCAGTATGAATTTTTTGAGGAAGGTGATGAAACCAAGCTTAAACCCATGATCCTTAAGGATATTGCAGAAAGAATTGACATGGATATTTCCACGGTATCCCGGGTGGCCAATAGTAAGGCAGTTCAAACAGAATTTGGGGTCTTTCCACTGAAATATTTCTTTTCCGAGGGGATTAGCACAGAAGGAGGCGAGGATGTGAGTAACCGTGAGGTGAAAAGTGTTTTGCAGAAAATGGTTGATAAGGAGGATAAAAGGAAACCTCTTTCTGATGACAAACTGGTTAAATTATTGAATGGAAAGGGCTATAATATTGCAAGAAGGACAGTAGCTAAATACCGGGAACAACTTCAAATACCAGTTGCAAGATTAAGAAAGGAGTTGTAG
- a CDS encoding NAD(P)H-hydrate dehydratase → MQQIIPGKSVKELDAAFIKDKGITSYKLMEQAALAFCDWFVEQISPENDLAVFCGTGNNGGDGMAISRLLWERGYSVKVFIMGDPANGSKDFKLNHEVLPEAIPVQLVENVNWENWKAKVIIDGVLGVGINRPLEGAYLDLIKRLNNFPAKRIAIDMPTGLPSDEILEGEAFKAMFTVSFQFPKMALLFPEHASYTGELVIKDIGISPDYFETFEPKMYYLEKKDIPELHKSFDRFSHKGNFGKVMLIGGSYGKMGAVRMASEAALRTGSGLVSCFVPRCGIQVLQSSLPEAMVEVSEQDHYLDEYPPDNLTRYDALGVGPGMGQHSKTAIMLEELLKLYKGPMVIDADGINLLASHPHLLNMLGHNIILTPHLKEFERLAGACAHQRERVDKVAEFVEKFQCTIILKGAHSLIACPDGTLNFNSSGNAYLATGGAGDVLTGMITSFLGQGYSPKEAAFCGVYHHGLAGELAGKVNRRGTIASDIIAKIPQTYLQLGIH, encoded by the coding sequence ATGCAACAAATCATACCTGGAAAATCCGTTAAAGAACTGGATGCCGCATTTATTAAAGATAAAGGCATAACTTCATACAAGTTAATGGAGCAAGCTGCTCTGGCATTTTGTGACTGGTTTGTAGAACAGATTAGTCCTGAAAATGATTTGGCAGTTTTTTGTGGAACAGGTAATAATGGGGGGGATGGTATGGCCATTTCCCGATTGCTTTGGGAGAGGGGATATTCCGTTAAAGTTTTTATCATGGGTGATCCGGCCAATGGGTCCAAGGATTTTAAATTGAATCATGAAGTTTTACCAGAAGCCATACCTGTCCAATTAGTTGAAAATGTCAATTGGGAAAATTGGAAGGCAAAAGTAATAATTGATGGAGTATTGGGTGTTGGTATCAACCGTCCACTCGAAGGGGCGTATTTAGACCTGATAAAAAGGCTGAATAACTTTCCGGCTAAAAGAATAGCCATTGATATGCCTACCGGTTTGCCCTCGGATGAAATTTTGGAGGGAGAGGCATTTAAAGCCATGTTTACCGTTAGTTTTCAATTTCCCAAGATGGCCCTGCTTTTCCCTGAGCACGCTTCTTACACAGGTGAATTGGTGATAAAGGATATAGGGATAAGTCCTGATTACTTTGAAACCTTTGAACCAAAAATGTATTATCTGGAAAAAAAGGATATTCCTGAATTGCATAAATCCTTTGACCGGTTTAGTCACAAAGGAAATTTCGGAAAGGTAATGCTAATTGGCGGGAGCTATGGGAAAATGGGAGCAGTCCGTATGGCTTCTGAGGCAGCATTAAGAACCGGCAGTGGTTTGGTTTCTTGTTTTGTTCCCAGGTGTGGTATCCAAGTGCTTCAATCTTCACTTCCCGAAGCCATGGTGGAGGTTTCCGAACAGGATCATTATTTGGATGAATACCCTCCTGATAATCTGACCCGTTATGATGCCTTAGGGGTAGGGCCCGGCATGGGCCAACATTCCAAAACTGCTATTATGTTGGAGGAACTATTGAAATTATATAAAGGGCCGATGGTGATTGATGCAGATGGAATCAATTTACTGGCCTCACATCCCCACTTATTGAACATGTTAGGGCACAATATTATCCTAACCCCTCATTTAAAAGAGTTTGAAAGACTGGCTGGTGCTTGTGCCCATCAAAGGGAAAGGGTTGATAAGGTGGCTGAATTTGTTGAAAAATTTCAATGTACTATAATTTTGAAAGGGGCTCATAGTTTGATCGCCTGTCCTGACGGTACCCTAAACTTTAATTCCTCTGGCAATGCTTATTTGGCCACTGGAGGTGCTGGGGACGTTCTCACAGGCATGATTACGTCTTTCCTGGGGCAAGGTTATTCGCCCAAAGAAGCTGCATTTTGCGGGGTCTATCATCATGGTTTAGCTGGGGAATTGGCAGGAAAGGTAAACAGGAGAGGAACGATTGCCTCGGATATTATTGCAAAAATTCCGCAGACCTATTTACAATTGGGAATCCATTAG
- a CDS encoding enoyl-CoA hydratase/isomerase family protein, with amino-acid sequence MDFKYIKFIDHGEWLEIRLNRPEIFNAIHKELLMELFSAFDRVENHSKCRCVVLSGEGKAFCSGQDLKVLKESYEDIPIKEFIKKYYNPLIIKIRSIKLPVIAKINGPAVGAGCALALATDLVLVCKEAYLAFNFIQIGLVPDAGTSFFLLRRVGYSKAFELTTTGRKVFGEEAEIMGLVDRCVEASELDELVKHYVEHYSSAPEMALKLIKQGLNKSLEMNLDQVLEMEAEHQNKAGSSDEFAEGIRAFNEKRSPNFGKNKRA; translated from the coding sequence ATGGATTTTAAATATATCAAGTTTATTGACCATGGTGAATGGTTAGAAATTAGGTTGAATAGGCCTGAGATTTTTAATGCGATCCATAAAGAATTGTTAATGGAGTTGTTCAGTGCGTTTGATAGGGTTGAAAATCACTCCAAATGCAGATGTGTTGTATTAAGCGGTGAGGGGAAAGCTTTTTGCAGTGGGCAAGACCTGAAAGTGTTAAAAGAAAGTTATGAAGACATCCCTATTAAGGAATTTATAAAAAAATATTATAACCCATTAATTATTAAAATCCGATCCATAAAGCTTCCTGTTATTGCAAAAATAAATGGGCCAGCAGTAGGGGCGGGTTGTGCTTTAGCATTGGCAACGGATTTAGTCCTTGTTTGTAAAGAAGCTTATTTGGCTTTTAATTTTATCCAAATAGGGCTGGTTCCGGATGCTGGAACCAGTTTCTTCCTTCTGAGGAGAGTTGGATATTCCAAGGCTTTTGAATTGACAACCACTGGAAGGAAGGTATTTGGAGAGGAAGCTGAGATAATGGGGTTGGTGGACAGGTGCGTTGAGGCATCGGAGTTGGATGAACTGGTAAAGCACTATGTCGAACATTATTCAAGTGCACCTGAAATGGCCCTAAAGCTTATAAAGCAGGGTTTGAATAAATCATTGGAAATGAACCTGGATCAAGTTTTGGAAATGGAGGCCGAGCACCAGAATAAGGCTGGGAGTTCCGACGAATTTGCAGAAGGGATAAGGGCATTTAATGAAAAACGAAGCCCAAATTTTGGAAAAAATAAAAGGGCGTAG
- a CDS encoding DUF4199 domain-containing protein gives MIKYFKHSYLFGLVGAALCLLAFWVFHWVDLDPVDFTLFFACMITPIFVFVGIKNFRDTQNGQELVFAQGMTVGFVIYGLIAVLASLGVWSFLHMDSSIFMEYRTTKLEWLKNQESYISENVSPKAFEDTWAESEKMSIGDIALDIFLKIFMLELFFTIIISIILKRTKK, from the coding sequence ATGATTAAATATTTCAAGCATTCCTATTTATTTGGCTTGGTAGGGGCAGCCTTGTGTTTATTGGCTTTTTGGGTTTTTCATTGGGTAGACCTTGATCCTGTAGATTTTACCTTGTTTTTTGCCTGTATGATTACCCCAATTTTTGTTTTTGTGGGGATAAAAAACTTTAGGGATACTCAAAATGGGCAGGAATTAGTTTTTGCCCAAGGTATGACCGTAGGTTTCGTGATTTATGGGCTTATTGCAGTGTTGGCATCATTGGGGGTATGGTCTTTTTTGCATATGGACTCCTCTATTTTTATGGAATATAGGACAACAAAGCTTGAATGGTTGAAAAACCAGGAAAGTTATATTTCAGAAAATGTTAGCCCAAAAGCTTTTGAGGATACCTGGGCAGAAAGTGAAAAAATGAGCATTGGAGATATTGCCCTGGATATCTTTTTGAAAATATTTATGTTGGAATTGTTTTTTACCATCATTATTTCCATAATTTTAAAACGAACTAAAAAATAA
- a CDS encoding DUF4199 domain-containing protein: METYESPSRAALRTGLIIGLIMAAVTFVVYFANPTWLVSGWYGFIALVVFFALILYFGFQYRKFIGGYIDFGSAFQFSFITLIFTGIISIFFNILLYNVIDPSLPEVLAEQQLENAMVMIEKFGAADTMDSEQIDQMREGFLEGFSVWGQIKSFGLALIIYAILALILGAIIKKKEKTNS, from the coding sequence ATGGAAACCTATGAATCTCCTTCCAGGGCAGCCCTAAGAACCGGCTTGATCATAGGCTTGATCATGGCAGCGGTAACCTTTGTGGTTTATTTTGCCAACCCCACTTGGCTTGTGTCCGGTTGGTATGGTTTTATAGCCTTAGTGGTGTTTTTTGCATTGATCCTTTATTTTGGATTTCAATACAGAAAATTTATTGGAGGGTATATAGATTTTGGTTCTGCCTTTCAGTTTTCTTTTATCACCCTGATCTTTACTGGTATTATTTCCATTTTTTTCAATATTCTGCTTTATAACGTTATCGACCCAAGCCTTCCGGAGGTATTGGCTGAACAACAATTGGAAAATGCCATGGTAATGATAGAGAAGTTTGGGGCTGCTGATACGATGGATTCCGAACAGATTGATCAAATGAGAGAGGGTTTTTTAGAGGGGTTTTCGGTCTGGGGACAAATTAAATCCTTTGGATTGGCATTGATTATTTATGCAATTCTAGCTTTGATACTGGGGGCTATCATTAAAAAGAAAGAAAAAACAAATAGTTAA
- a CDS encoding glycosyltransferase family 2 protein: MIQISVIIPVFNEEESLPELIEWISRVMQENGYNYEVIFINDGSSDRSWDVIKKLSKENGHIKGVGFSRNYGKSAALDIGFVKAKGEVVITMDADLQDSPDEIPGLYQMVKENDYDVVSGWKKKRFDPITKTIPSRLFNGVTRKISGIQLHDFNCGLKAYKNKVVKQIHIYGEMHRYIPLIAKWNGFTKIGEKVVEHRARKFGVTKFGIERFINGFLDLISVSFVNRYKKKPMHFFGTLGSLSFLSGFLITVWLVFEKIYALKNGLYVREITDQPLFFMAIVALIVGVQLFLTGFMAEMMISSKSEGNDYNIEEELNLES; the protein is encoded by the coding sequence ATGATTCAAATTTCCGTAATTATTCCTGTATTTAATGAGGAAGAATCCCTTCCCGAACTCATCGAATGGATAAGCCGGGTCATGCAAGAAAATGGCTATAATTATGAGGTGATTTTTATTAATGATGGAAGTTCGGATCGTTCTTGGGATGTGATCAAAAAATTGTCCAAAGAAAATGGACATATAAAAGGAGTAGGGTTTAGTAGAAATTACGGTAAATCAGCTGCATTGGATATTGGTTTTGTAAAGGCCAAAGGGGAAGTGGTCATTACCATGGATGCAGACCTTCAAGATAGCCCTGATGAAATTCCGGGATTGTACCAAATGGTCAAGGAAAATGACTATGATGTGGTTTCTGGATGGAAAAAGAAAAGGTTTGACCCTATTACCAAAACCATACCCTCCAGGTTATTTAACGGTGTCACCAGAAAAATTTCCGGAATCCAACTCCATGATTTCAATTGTGGTTTAAAAGCCTATAAAAATAAGGTCGTTAAACAAATCCATATTTATGGGGAAATGCACAGATATATCCCTTTGATTGCTAAATGGAATGGCTTTACCAAAATTGGGGAGAAAGTTGTAGAACATCGTGCCAGAAAATTTGGTGTAACCAAGTTCGGAATTGAGCGCTTTATCAATGGCTTTCTGGACCTGATATCGGTTTCTTTTGTAAACCGCTATAAAAAGAAACCCATGCACTTTTTTGGAACATTGGGTTCGCTTTCTTTTTTATCTGGATTTTTGATCACCGTATGGTTGGTTTTTGAAAAGATTTATGCCCTGAAAAATGGTCTTTATGTAAGGGAAATTACCGATCAACCTTTGTTTTTTATGGCCATTGTAGCACTGATTGTTGGGGTTCAATTGTTCCTGACAGGATTTATGGCTGAAATGATGATTTCCAGTAAGTCGGAAGGAAATGATTACAATATTGAGGAGGAGTTAAATCTCGAGTCCTGA
- a CDS encoding porin family protein — protein sequence MKRLTLILFALMLSFHLKAQDQGKTPIGGRPDIKGDLFLDFGFNLLNNRPEEMDTRFFPSRTVNIYFQRPFYLGGNSGFTFNPGIGFGLDKLAFADDQTLTNDPDKGSQSSQLVDIEEIYGTGISVDKNTMALNYIDIPLEFRYHANRSNYNQGFRVALGGKIGVLYNAHTKIKFTDGDGVTQKLRTPRILDLT from the coding sequence ATGAAAAGACTTACATTAATTTTATTCGCTTTAATGCTATCCTTCCATCTAAAAGCACAAGATCAAGGAAAAACCCCTATCGGAGGAAGGCCAGATATCAAAGGGGATTTGTTTTTAGATTTTGGATTTAATTTATTGAATAATAGACCGGAGGAAATGGATACGAGATTTTTCCCTTCCCGGACTGTAAATATTTATTTCCAACGTCCATTTTACCTTGGAGGAAACTCTGGGTTTACTTTTAACCCTGGAATTGGATTTGGGCTGGACAAATTGGCCTTTGCTGATGACCAAACATTAACCAACGACCCTGATAAAGGCAGCCAATCCAGCCAACTGGTTGATATTGAAGAGATCTATGGGACAGGAATTTCAGTTGATAAAAACACAATGGCATTAAATTATATTGACATTCCATTGGAATTTAGATACCATGCCAACAGAAGTAATTATAATCAAGGTTTCAGGGTCGCCCTCGGGGGAAAGATTGGGGTGCTATATAATGCACACACCAAAATAAAGTTTACTGATGGAGATGGGGTAACCCAAAAATTAAGAACACCCAGGATTTTGGACTTAACCTGA